A DNA window from Choristoneura fumiferana chromosome 2, NRCan_CFum_1, whole genome shotgun sequence contains the following coding sequences:
- the LOC141445542 gene encoding uncharacterized protein, protein MQSGVFAVIFLVLNLSAGVLGEDVIKRGTFRFMAYLYYQDETVVDGTGARFLQAGVLIRANFLISSALVSSVSEDPLSKTLLARLGAVHIDANFTLNEDEDEQEQEVIQIIVPHEHNHTHWWASDISLLKTLQPFLKTSAVQVTQLSTGRDFSDKNCNILVFKKNLASAVDGLFLTQLSVEMLPVSIENCGDQFNENTMTCATDPPLLSEEKAVTDFCQGNSGGPLICDNDVMALQTYINGNCNPPHLYQLLAPWRNFLSCGTEDNCNNREKCSDVCTVTFKDAPPATETVINTTTIILTEATSTEIVISRSEDKNVSDASPETVTPQFMEEYIVNITTEEPPTTINTTTTVSTTTTTTTTTTEAEVTNTETPTPTPTQTSKETESSWPHEREVVKKIHDIEDIKVETVRDHKIEAQQHKTKLVRNVRNVGDKNTSVVHGLIYSVFFMWLCLV, encoded by the exons ATGCAAAGTGGAGTTTTTGCTGTTATTTTCTTGG TATTAAACTTAAGTGCTGGAGTTTTGGGTGAGGATGTTATCAAAAGAGGAACGTTCCGTTTCATG GCATACCTTTACTATCAAGACGAGACAGTCGTCGACGGGACTGGTGCGAGGTTCCTCCAAGCAGGGGTCCTCATTCGGGCCAACTTCCTCATATCATCAGCTCTTGTCTCCTCCGTCTCTGAAGACCCTCTCAGCAAGACACTGTTGGCTCGTCTCGGTGCCGTCCACATTGATGCTAACTTCACGCTGAATGAAGATGAAGATGAACAGGAACAAGAG GTCATCCAAATAATCGTCCCTCACGAACACAACCACACCCACTGGTGGGCGAGTGACATCTCCTTACTGAAGACCCTACAGCCCTTCCTGAAGACTTCAGCTGTGCAGGTCACCCAACTGTCAACGGGGAGAGACTTCAGCGACAAAAACTGCAACATCCTTGTTTTCAAA AAAAATTTAGCTTCGGCAGTGGATGGTTTGTTCCTTACGCAACTGTCCGTGGAAATGTTGCCGGTGTCCATCGAGAACTGCGGGGACCAATTCAACGAAAACACGATGACCTGTGCCACCGACCCGCCATTATTGAGCGAAGAGAAGGCAGTAACAGATTTTTGCCAG ggAAACAGCGGCGGTCCCCTTATCTGTGATAACGACGTGATGGCATTACAAACATACATCAACGGTAACTGCAACCCTCCCCATCTTTACCAACTTCTGGCTCCATGGAGAAACTTTTTGTCTTGCGGCACGGAGGACAATTGTAATAATAGAGAAAAATGTTCAGACGTTTGCACTGTGACTTTTAAGGATGCTCCTCCTGCTACCGAGACGGTCATTAACACGACGACCATTATTCTAACTGAAGCGACATCAACTGAGATAGTTATATCAAGGTCTGAAGATAAAAACGTCTCTGATGCTTCGCCAGAAACTGTTACCCCACAATTCATGGAAGAATACATAGTTAACATAACGACTGAAGAACCACCTACCACTATCAATACCACGACTACTGTTAGCACTACCACCACTACTACTACCACTACTACTGAAGCTGAAGTTACTAACACTGAAACTCCTACCCCTACTCCTACTCAAACATCTAAGGAAACAGAGAGTTCATGGCCTCATGAGCGGGAGGTTGTTAAGAAAATACACGATATAGAAGACATTAAAGTGGAAACAGTGAGGGACCACAAAATAGAAGCGCAGCAACATAAGACGAAGCTTGTTCGTAATGTTCGTAATGTCGGCGACAAGAACACTAGTGTCGTTCACGGTCTTATTTATAGTGTGTTCTTTATGTGGCTTTGTTTAGTTTAA